The following are from one region of the Cloacibacterium sp. TD35 genome:
- a CDS encoding winged helix-turn-helix domain-containing protein — MLKIHQLNKEFESRVRLGIMSVLMVNDWVDFNEMKQLLEVTDGNLASHSSALEKSNYIEIKKEFVGKKPKTSYRVTQAGRKAFEEHLSALEKLLRN; from the coding sequence ATGTTAAAAATCCATCAACTCAACAAAGAATTTGAAAGCCGTGTCAGATTGGGTATTATGTCCGTTTTGATGGTTAACGATTGGGTTGATTTCAATGAAATGAAGCAACTTTTAGAAGTAACGGACGGAAATTTGGCAAGTCACAGTTCTGCATTAGAAAAATCTAATTACATAGAAATAAAGAAAGAATTTGTAGGCAAAAAGCCAAAAACATCTTACCGAGTTACACAAGCAGGAAGAAAAGCTTTCGAAGAACATCTGTCAGCTCTAGAAAAATTATTAAGGAATTAA
- a CDS encoding enoyl-CoA hydratase/isomerase family protein, with the protein MEKGFVTSEIKNNISEITFGTPKSNSLPGEILEKLAQTILDEAAKEEVKAILLKSEGEKAFCAGASFDELLAINDLETSKTFFGGFAKVLNAMRTCRKIVVVRVQGKTTGGGVGIACAADYCFATENASLALTEINLGIGPFVIGPYVERKIGKSQFTAMAIDADFRSANWAEQHNIYHSVSPTIAEMDTEIAQFLEKLAIRSSDALALIKKVSWEGTEHFTELSPERIHMSASLILEDTAKKNIEKIKENLRNK; encoded by the coding sequence ATGGAAAAAGGATTTGTAACATCAGAAATAAAAAATAATATCTCCGAAATCACTTTCGGGACGCCAAAAAGCAATTCATTACCCGGAGAAATTTTAGAAAAATTAGCACAAACCATATTAGACGAAGCGGCTAAAGAAGAAGTGAAAGCTATTTTATTAAAGTCTGAAGGAGAAAAAGCGTTTTGTGCAGGAGCAAGTTTTGATGAATTGTTGGCAATCAACGATTTAGAAACCTCAAAAACTTTCTTTGGAGGTTTTGCTAAAGTGCTTAATGCCATGAGAACTTGCCGAAAAATTGTAGTGGTAAGAGTTCAGGGAAAAACGACTGGAGGTGGAGTAGGAATTGCTTGTGCTGCAGATTATTGTTTTGCGACAGAAAATGCAAGTTTGGCACTTACTGAGATTAATTTAGGAATCGGTCCGTTTGTGATTGGTCCATACGTGGAAAGAAAAATAGGTAAATCACAATTTACTGCGATGGCAATAGATGCAGATTTCCGAAGCGCAAATTGGGCAGAACAGCATAATATTTACCATTCGGTTTCTCCAACGATTGCAGAAATGGATACTGAGATTGCTCAATTTTTAGAAAAATTAGCGATTAGAAGTTCAGATGCTTTAGCTTTAATCAAAAAAGTTTCTTGGGAAGGAACAGAGCACTTTACAGAGCTTTCTCCAGAAAGAATTCACATGAGTGCAAGTCTTATTTTGGAAGATACAGCCAAGAAAAATATTGAAAAGATTAAAGAAAATCTTAGAAATAAATAA